tatgccgaaaataaaaaataaaaacgatgcatgacataaaaaaaatatttttttagaaaaaaattgccgctggtgagatttgaacctgcgtttcttattttttcgttcatacaaataaagaacatctcaagaagcaattagaatgttattccttgatgtcgtattacgatcatatcccaaacatttgaattgacctttcgacgctttctgttcaatagcgtttgtggctgagtgtgctaaggcgttctgttatggtgccagcaaactcaggttaaacccctggtcggagcgaaaaagtttttcaaattgtaaaacttagataataggaaaataattttgtaataaaacatattgatgaaaaaaaagtgaaattggttgaaaaaaattttttttttcgctttttaatttcttcattcaaattaacttccagggcacaacttctaaagcaatgcaaaggatccaaaaagggagtacttccgtcctatgacaaacccatgtaaaattcattggagatgatccaagtttgcactactgccggatcacagattggggatctaaactacttttttggaagctctttttttgctgggaaggacaaacatttttaggaaacattactttactttacttacttAAGGGCCTGGGTGGATTGGATTTTTTTAGTATATTAGTCCATACATTTTATCACCTAAATTAAGTAATGACAAATTACAACTTCaaactaattttaattaaaattaaatttctatgttttttttttcaaaaaatttcagtcGAATTTTATTGtagattcaaaaaataaaaaaatgacaaggtggaaaaattaaatttacttacATTCATCCATTATACAACATTAGATCACAAATACCTAaatatttctattcaaataaaaataaatattatacatGATAGCTCGttatatacaaaaaagaaaacatatgAAGAAAATGGCAAGGATAGTGAATAGAAtggaatacaaaattaaaaatcttaaaaataattgaACGATAAATTTTAAGTGTCCAACTGTTCAGAACACAGGTTACCGCTAGTGCTGGAGATACGGAAGGATCAAAAGGCAGATAATAGAGAGATGAAGTGAAAATCCAAAGCCTTTTTGGGGGCTATGAATAGGAAATCCATCTAATATCGTAATTCCGAATTTCGTATTTACCAGCCATGAGCCCATCCATGACCATAATGCAAAGCAGGAGCATGATAGCTGGCATGCAAAGCCAAAGGAGCTGCAGCATAAGTGGTTTTTACTACAGGGGCCACAATTGGTTGAACAACATGGGCTGAGCTATGGACCTGGGAGATGGATTGATGTGAAACGGCTGTGGGTATGGATTTGACAATGGCACCAACTTTAGCATAAGCTGGCTCATGGATAACTGTAGCGGGAGCAGTTAGTAAAACAGGACCATGACCAGCTAAGTAACCAGGACGAGCAGCAGCTACGGCCAAAAGGACAGACAACACCACCTATTATGgagttaacaaaaaaaatgttagaaTTTTTTCGTTGTTCCCTTTAATCCTTCCTCACTTAccaatttgaacatttttgaaatatcctttttttttgtttgttgttagaATAGAGTGAGAAAAATCACAAAGAGGTCTGTGTTGCTATCTTGTAAAGACTGAATTGTTTATGTTTTAATTTGGGTTTATGTCTCGGTTTATATACTAAAACCTGGCTTATTTCCCTCCTCCAAATGAGCTACAAAGCCATACAAATGCCCATTGTAATGTGGCCGCGCATTGGCGGCTAGGAACACACGACTAACAAATGAGCATGAGCTGCAATGTAGTCAATGGCAATTGCAGCAAAATcgcaaaaatatttgcaaatacgAGTATGAGAATAGAAACATAAACCAGAAACCAAAACTCATAAAACGCCAAGCCGCCCCAACATCATTGACGACCGTTGAATGCATAGCACTAACGCCACATCCATTTGACCAGGGCCGGTgtaattttgttgtttattgCATTGTTTCCTCGATTTGTTTCACGGGAGGTTTATTATATTTGCTATTGCCATTATTTCTGGTTTATACACA
This is a stretch of genomic DNA from Haematobia irritans isolate KBUSLIRL chromosome 4, ASM5000362v1, whole genome shotgun sequence. It encodes these proteins:
- the LOC142234774 gene encoding uncharacterized protein LOC142234774, producing MFKLVVLSVLLAVAAARPGYLAGHGPVLLTAPATVIHEPAYAKVGAIVKSIPTAVSHQSISQVHSSAHVVQPIVAPVVKTTYAAAPLALHASYHAPALHYGHGWAHGW